A window of Xylophilus sp. GW821-FHT01B05 contains these coding sequences:
- a CDS encoding cell division protein FtsQ — translation MAPPVQNTAPPQPPSPPRAAARVAGMALLLFLCGGLGSTFYAVVAKGLDLLPAGLTRAAFLDGATMRGIADALAKAPPARAAADAERGASWVLMRDLGPQVRQGCPGWLFLAEELVPHPGADAHLQARAEVAVRLRAALEQRGIRLLVAMVPDKSRIEQSRLCGLVRPARLAGRMDDWLARLRAAGVATVDLTPPLAALMARGEDPFFRTDTHWTEGGAAAAAHSVAEAAKALGIEAVPPQAYDVVRQPAARRPGDLVHLAGLDALPLSLQPAPETAQASVFTPRKDASGGASAEADLFGDADLPRIALIGTSFSRNSHFGDFLAQDLGTPVANLARDGGNFWGAAEAYFASPAFKQTPPRLVIWEIPERALQRTTEGEHWVLP, via the coding sequence ATGGCACCGCCCGTCCAGAACACCGCACCACCGCAGCCGCCAAGCCCGCCCCGGGCCGCAGCGCGGGTGGCCGGCATGGCTCTGCTGCTGTTCCTGTGCGGAGGGCTCGGCAGCACCTTCTATGCGGTAGTGGCCAAGGGCCTGGACCTGCTGCCGGCTGGCCTGACGCGTGCCGCCTTCCTCGACGGAGCCACCATGCGCGGCATCGCCGACGCGCTGGCCAAGGCACCGCCGGCCCGGGCTGCGGCCGATGCCGAGCGCGGCGCCAGTTGGGTGCTGATGCGCGACCTGGGACCGCAGGTGCGGCAAGGCTGTCCTGGCTGGCTGTTTCTGGCAGAGGAACTGGTGCCCCACCCCGGCGCGGATGCCCACCTGCAGGCGCGCGCCGAGGTGGCTGTGCGCCTGCGCGCTGCGCTGGAGCAGCGCGGCATCCGCCTGCTGGTGGCCATGGTGCCCGACAAGAGCCGCATCGAACAATCGCGCCTGTGCGGCCTGGTGCGTCCGGCCCGTCTGGCGGGGCGCATGGACGACTGGCTGGCCCGGCTGCGCGCTGCCGGGGTGGCCACGGTGGACCTCACGCCCCCGCTGGCGGCGCTGATGGCGCGGGGCGAAGACCCGTTCTTTCGCACCGACACGCACTGGACCGAGGGCGGCGCCGCCGCTGCGGCGCACTCGGTGGCGGAAGCGGCCAAGGCCCTCGGCATCGAGGCCGTGCCGCCGCAGGCCTACGACGTGGTCCGCCAGCCCGCTGCGCGGCGCCCGGGCGACCTGGTGCACCTGGCCGGCCTCGATGCCTTGCCGCTGTCCCTGCAGCCCGCGCCAGAGACGGCACAGGCCAGCGTCTTCACGCCACGCAAGGACGCCAGTGGCGGGGCTTCGGCAGAGGCCGACTTGTTCGGCGACGCCGATCTGCCACGCATCGCGCTGATCGGCACCTCGTTCTCGCGCAACTCCCATTTCGGTGATTTCCTGGCGCAGGACCTGGGCACGCCGGTGGCCAACCTGGCGCGCGACGGCGGCAACTTCTGGGGGGCGGCCGAAGCCTATTTCGCCAGCCCCGCCTTCAAGCAGACGCCGCCGCGCCTCGTCATCTGGGAGATCCCGGAGCGCGCGCTGCAGCGCACGACCGAAGGCGAGCACTGGGTGCTGCCATGA
- a CDS encoding MBOAT family O-acyltransferase, giving the protein MVFASLEFLLLFFPLFLVAYAVTPVGGRNATLLAGSWIFYAWWSPPYLLMLIALTALTWGGGLLLARGAAPQRQRVQLAALITVLVGILAWFKYANILVETLNTALGWAGALPLPWQKVALPIGLSFIVLQAISYLVDVYRGTVTAQRSFVAFAAYKAMFGQLIAGPIIRYDWVKREIGSRRFGWDGFCAGAWRFMMGISMKVLIADTLAPVANLVFAQSEPSFIDAWLGCGAYTLQLFFDFAGYSAMAIGIAQMLGFHFPENFHHPYLARSIQDFWRRWHLSLSSWIRDYMYIPMGGNRGGSFATYRNLLLTMAIAGLWHGGDSWNYLLWGIAHGLALCCARAWSGAGYSMPAPLARIATLLFVMLAWTLFRAHDAGGALRMYAGQFGLQGFGLGDALAVELRPAHALAGLLGIACVVWPAVGPRLAQRAGPRLAAIGALWPVPAFLLSFALIASRGAVPFLYFQF; this is encoded by the coding sequence GTGGTTTTCGCCTCGCTCGAATTCCTGCTGCTGTTCTTCCCGCTGTTCCTGGTGGCGTATGCGGTCACGCCCGTGGGCGGGCGCAACGCAACACTGCTGGCCGGCAGCTGGATCTTCTATGCCTGGTGGAGCCCGCCCTACCTGCTGATGCTGATCGCGCTGACAGCGCTGACCTGGGGCGGGGGGCTGCTCCTGGCGCGTGGCGCGGCGCCGCAGCGCCAGCGTGTGCAGCTGGCCGCACTGATCACCGTGCTGGTGGGCATCCTGGCGTGGTTCAAGTACGCCAACATCCTGGTCGAAACCCTCAACACCGCCCTTGGCTGGGCCGGCGCGCTGCCACTGCCCTGGCAGAAGGTGGCGCTGCCCATCGGCCTGTCCTTCATCGTGCTGCAAGCCATCTCGTACCTGGTGGACGTGTACCGCGGCACCGTGACGGCGCAGCGCAGCTTCGTCGCCTTTGCCGCCTACAAGGCCATGTTCGGCCAACTGATCGCCGGGCCCATCATCCGCTACGACTGGGTCAAGCGCGAGATCGGCAGCCGCCGCTTCGGCTGGGACGGTTTCTGCGCCGGCGCCTGGCGCTTCATGATGGGCATCAGCATGAAGGTGCTGATCGCCGACACGCTGGCGCCCGTGGCCAATCTGGTCTTCGCCCAGTCCGAACCCTCGTTCATTGACGCCTGGCTCGGCTGCGGCGCCTATACGCTGCAGCTCTTCTTCGACTTTGCGGGCTACAGCGCCATGGCCATCGGCATCGCCCAGATGCTGGGCTTTCACTTTCCCGAGAACTTCCACCACCCCTACCTGGCGCGCAGCATCCAGGACTTCTGGCGCCGCTGGCACCTGTCGCTGTCGAGCTGGATCCGCGACTACATGTACATCCCCATGGGCGGCAACCGCGGCGGCAGCTTTGCCACCTACCGCAACCTGCTGCTGACCATGGCCATCGCCGGCCTCTGGCATGGCGGCGACAGCTGGAACTACCTGCTGTGGGGCATCGCCCACGGCCTGGCCCTGTGCTGCGCTCGCGCCTGGAGCGGCGCCGGGTACAGCATGCCGGCGCCGCTGGCGCGCATCGCCACGCTGCTGTTCGTCATGCTGGCCTGGACGCTGTTCCGCGCGCATGACGCCGGCGGCGCCCTGCGCATGTATGCTGGGCAGTTCGGGCTGCAGGGCTTCGGCTTGGGCGATGCGCTGGCCGTCGAACTCCGGCCGGCCCATGCGCTGGCCGGCCTGCTCGGCATCGCCTGCGTTGTCTGGCCGGCGGTGGGCCCGCGGCTGGCGCAGCGGGCCGGCCCGCGCCTGGCGGCGATCGGTGCGCTGTGGCCGGTGCCTGCCTTCCTGCTGTCGTTCGCGCTGATCGCCAGCCGCGGCGCGGTGCCGTTCCTGTACTTCCAGTTCTAG